TTACTTGGTTTGTTGATGTTGACCTGCGCCAGGCTCGCCGAAAGGTCTGCGGTTCCCGGCGCCCCGGAGGCTGCCGGGATGTCGTGGATGGCGTTCCTGCGGCCGGACCGTCGAGAAGCGATGAAGTCCTCATAGGAAGCCTCCACATCCGT
The genomic region above belongs to Phycodurus eques isolate BA_2022a chromosome 21, UOR_Pequ_1.1, whole genome shotgun sequence and contains:
- the pkia gene encoding cAMP-dependent protein kinase inhibitor alpha gives rise to the protein MTDVEASYEDFIASRRSGRRNAIHDIPAASGAPGTADLSASLAQVNINKPTDEGEEEAEKTKSSLSKDDSR